The following proteins are encoded in a genomic region of Chlamydiota bacterium:
- a CDS encoding DMT family protein: MKTVVLLMLSNIFMTFAWYAHLRNLNNRAWFIAALLSW, encoded by the coding sequence GTGAAGACCGTCGTCCTCCTGATGCTCTCCAATATCTTCATGACGTTTGCCTGGTACGCCCATTTGCGGAACCTGAACAACCGGGCCTGGTTCATCGCCGCCCTCCTGAGCTGG